One Brassica oleracea var. oleracea cultivar TO1000 chromosome C7, BOL, whole genome shotgun sequence genomic window carries:
- the LOC106302712 gene encoding uncharacterized protein LOC106302712 yields the protein MIPGWEILILFSVETKRKSLHTPTHTPLLFLFTRSYLFDLCEEKGHDENGSDDSSLSSPASQGNGEFGGTKDPSGLAKDTAKEISDHVTQGLGPNNGIETTPVAEPVVSEKTEHAEISQYPSPEKDNGKVATLPGSAAGTSRKVESIIKSEVPVSSEEKRLLLTGPPAVRTSWLSCCGLFDAVTGSDR from the exons ATGATTCCTGGATGGGAGATTCTGATTTTATTCAGCGTAGAGACAAAAAGGAAGTCACTCCACACACCGACTCACACTCCTTTACTATTTTTGTTTACTCGGTCGTATTTGTTTGATCTTTGTGAAGAGAAAGGACATGATGAAAATGGAAGTGATGATAGCAGTTTGAGTTCCCCTGCTTCTCAAGGAAATGGAGAGTTTGGTGGGACAAAAGATCCATCTGGTTTGGCGAAGGACACTGCTAAAGAGATATCAGATCATGTTACTCAGGGTCTAGGACCAAACAATGGTATT GAAACCACTCCTGTTGCCGAACCTGTGGTTTCTGAAAAGACTGAGCATGCTGAGATCTCACAGTATCCATCTCCGGAGAAAGATAATGGTAAGGTGGCTACTCTTCCTGGGTCTGCTGCTGGAACAAGCAGAAAAGTAGAGAGTATAATAAAATCTGAAGTTCCAGTGTCCTCTGAGGAGAAG CGTCTCTTATTGACTGGTCCACCAGCCGTCCGAACTTCCTGGTTAAGTTGCTGCGGTTTGTTTGATGCAGTGACAGGATCTGACAGATAA
- the LOC106304166 gene encoding uncharacterized protein LOC106304166, which yields MAGEQMKPVASLLLVLNFCMYVIVLGIGGWAMNRAIDHGFEIGPDLKLPAHFSPIYFPMGNAATGFFVTFALLAGVVGAASTISGLSHIRSWTVRSLPSAASAATIAWTLTVLAMGFAWKEIELHVRNAKLRTMEAFLIILSVTQLLYIAAVHGMRSPT from the exons ATGGCGGGTGAGCAAATGAAACCTGTTGCTTCTCTACTTCTGGTGCTGAACTTCTGCATGTATGTGATTGTTTTAGGGATTGGAGGATGGGCCATGAACCGAGCAATCGACCACGGTTTCGAAATTG GCCCTGATCTCAAGCTGCCAGCACATTTCTCCCCAATTTATTTTCCGATGGGAAACGCAGCCACAGGATTCTTTGTGACATTCGCGTTACTTGCTGGAGTAGTTGGTGCGGCTTCCACAATCTCAGGCCTTAGCCACATTCGTTCTTGGACCGTGAGAAGCTTACCGTCTGCAGCCTCAGCTGCAACTATTGCATGGACTCTCACAGTCCTAGCCATGGG ATTCGCCTGGAAAGAAATCGAGCTTCACGTGCGAAATGCCAAACTG AGAACCATGGAGGCGTTCTTGATCATACTCTCAGTCACACAGCTTCTTTACATCGCTGCTGTTCACGGCATGAGGAGTCCTACCTAA
- the LOC106305477 gene encoding auxin-responsive protein SAUR68-like: MMNTKKLIKMVKKWQQRANLSREIISFHRSTTSSSTFVKKGCFVVYMTDKVRYAFLLCYMSSSIFQELFNISEEEFGLPTGGKFYHSIQLAWNI; encoded by the coding sequence ATGATGAACACAAAGAAGCTAATCAAGATGGTCAAGAAGTGGCAACAAAGAGCAAACTTAAGCAGGGAAATAATCTCATTCCATAGATCAACTACTAGCAGCTCAACCTTTGTAAAGAAGGGTTGTTTTGTGGTTTACATGACTGATAAAGTCCGATATGCTTTTCTGTTATGTTACATGAGCAGCTCTATTTTTCAAGAACTCTTTAATATATCTGAAGAAGAGTTCGGCCTCCCGACCGGTGGAAAATTTTACCATTCGATTCAACTTGCTTGGAATATCTAA